In a genomic window of Sulfurimonas denitrificans DSM 1251:
- a CDS encoding DUF808 domain-containing protein, producing MASGIFLLLDDIAMLADDVAVASKVATQKTAAILGDDLAVNAQKATGFEQSRELAVIWAITKGSLKNKVIILPVAFLLTAIAPTLITVILVFGALFLLYEGVEKIEEYLFHKASEEKNEELLNSTPETILEIEKQKIKSAILTDFILSIEIVVIALAAVATKPFMVQVSSTIIVALIATFGVYGLVAMIVRMDNVGFYLIDKEHQKSGLFLINAMPKLIKTLGFVGTFAMILVGGGILTHKVEFFHNYFIDGIPAILNDMLIGLVIGVVVLFIVKIFKRQKN from the coding sequence ATGGCATCGGGGATTTTTTTACTTTTAGATGATATTGCAATGCTCGCTGATGATGTGGCGGTTGCTAGCAAAGTTGCTACTCAAAAAACAGCGGCAATCCTTGGCGATGATTTGGCTGTAAATGCTCAAAAGGCAACAGGATTTGAGCAATCAAGAGAGTTGGCGGTTATTTGGGCGATAACAAAAGGTTCACTGAAAAATAAAGTTATTATCTTGCCAGTTGCATTTTTACTAACAGCAATAGCTCCAACTTTGATTACAGTTATACTTGTGTTTGGTGCGCTTTTCTTGCTTTATGAGGGCGTTGAGAAGATTGAAGAGTATCTATTTCATAAAGCTAGTGAGGAGAAAAATGAAGAGCTACTAAACTCAACGCCAGAGACTATTTTAGAGATAGAAAAGCAAAAGATAAAATCAGCAATTTTAACAGACTTTATACTCTCGATAGAGATTGTAGTAATCGCCCTTGCTGCGGTCGCTACAAAGCCATTTATGGTGCAAGTATCTTCTACTATAATAGTTGCACTCATTGCTACTTTTGGTGTTTATGGACTTGTTGCAATGATAGTTAGAATGGATAATGTCGGATTTTATCTCATAGATAAAGAGCATCAAAAAAGTGGACTTTTTCTTATAAATGCCATGCCAAAACTTATAAAAACATTGGGCTTTGTTGGAACATTTGCGATGATTTTAGTTGGTGGTGGAATTTTAACTCATAAAGTAGAATTTTTTCATAACTACTTTATAGATGGAATCCCTGCAATTTTAAATGACATGTTGATTGGCTTAGTTATCGGAGTTGTAGTTCTGTTTATTGTAAAGATTTTTAAGAGACAAA